The following are encoded in a window of Candidatus Oleimmundimicrobium sp. genomic DNA:
- the fabG gene encoding 3-oxoacyl-[acyl-carrier-protein] reductase, whose amino-acid sequence MTFKNKVALVTGSTKGIGKEICLKFAELGADIVVNARSSEVEAEPLINKIKNLGRKAIFIQADVSVFDEASSLIEQAIQKMGKVDILINNAGITRDNLIIRMKEDEWDSVLNVNLKGTFNCIKAVSRHMIKRREGVIINLSSVVGLIGNAGQANYSASKAGVIALTKTVAKEFASRGIRANAVAPGFIQTKMTERLSDEVKNKVLENIPLAKFGSPRDVANVVAFLASDDARYITGQVISVDGGMIM is encoded by the coding sequence GTGACGTTTAAAAATAAAGTTGCTCTTGTTACGGGCAGCACAAAAGGAATAGGCAAGGAGATTTGCCTAAAATTTGCTGAATTAGGAGCGGATATCGTCGTAAATGCTCGCAGTAGCGAGGTTGAAGCGGAACCACTTATTAATAAGATAAAAAATTTGGGCAGGAAGGCAATTTTCATTCAAGCCGATGTTAGTGTTTTTGATGAAGCATCGTCCTTAATTGAACAAGCCATTCAAAAAATGGGCAAGGTAGATATTTTAATCAATAATGCAGGAATAACTCGTGATAACCTTATAATTAGAATGAAAGAGGATGAGTGGGACTCTGTATTGAATGTAAACTTAAAAGGGACATTCAATTGTATAAAAGCAGTATCGCGACATATGATAAAAAGGCGTGAGGGAGTAATAATTAATCTCTCGTCTGTTGTGGGGCTTATCGGCAACGCGGGGCAGGCAAATTATTCTGCTTCAAAAGCCGGTGTAATAGCTTTAACAAAAACAGTGGCAAAAGAGTTTGCCTCTCGTGGAATTAGGGCCAATGCCGTTGCTCCGGGATTTATTCAAACAAAGATGACGGAGAGGTTATCGGATGAGGTAAAAAATAAAGTGTTGGAGAATATTCCGCTTGCTAAATTTGGTTCTCCTAGAGACGTGGCCAATGTAGTGGCCTTTCTTGCATCAGATGATGCAAGATATATAACCGGACAAGTTATAAGTGTTGATGGTGGAATGATAATGTAA
- the acpP gene encoding acyl carrier protein — protein sequence MSQENFEKVKGIIAEQLGVDKDIIKIETSFVDDLGADSLDIVELVMALEEEFGLEISDEDAEKITTVGQVIKYIENKS from the coding sequence GTGTCACAAGAAAATTTTGAGAAGGTTAAGGGAATTATAGCGGAGCAATTAGGAGTCGATAAAGATATCATTAAAATTGAGACATCTTTTGTTGACGATCTCGGAGCAGATTCATTAGATATTGTTGAGTTGGTTATGGCTTTAGAGGAAGAATTTGGTTTAGAAATATCTGATGAAGACGCGGAGAAGATAACAACTGTCGGCCAGGTAATTAAATATATAGAAAACAAGTCATAA
- a CDS encoding nitronate monooxygenase: MKLPVLEIGKLRAPVPIVQGGMAVRISLAPLAAAVANEGGIGLIAASGIHPPEVSEQIKKAKRLTDGIVGINVMVAVKEFKDIVTTAIHEKVDLIVAGAGFSRDIFILGKENNVPIVPIVSSERVARLAEKFGASAIVVEGKEAGGHLGTDKPLLSILPGIINSVKIPVIAAGGILKGSDIARVLSMGAKGVQMGTRFAASDESSAASAWKEAYVNAKAEDVVIIESPVGMPGRALRTKFVKDLFANKVPTFKDIKKCVTCLKHCKRNYCIMQALESARMGDLEKGLIFCGERVGEINDILPVKKIIANLIKEFNESVGGAKECPEEL, translated from the coding sequence ATGAAATTACCGGTATTGGAAATAGGTAAACTTCGAGCGCCTGTTCCCATTGTTCAAGGAGGGATGGCTGTCAGAATTTCTCTTGCACCTCTTGCAGCGGCTGTAGCCAATGAAGGGGGAATTGGTTTGATTGCGGCTTCAGGAATTCACCCCCCGGAGGTTTCAGAGCAAATTAAAAAAGCGAAAAGATTGACCGATGGAATAGTAGGCATAAACGTAATGGTCGCGGTTAAAGAATTTAAAGATATTGTTACAACAGCCATACATGAAAAAGTTGATTTAATAGTTGCCGGTGCCGGTTTTTCTAGAGATATTTTTATTCTTGGAAAGGAAAACAATGTTCCAATTGTTCCGATTGTTTCGTCGGAAAGAGTAGCTCGTCTTGCAGAAAAATTTGGCGCGTCGGCTATTGTGGTTGAAGGGAAAGAAGCAGGCGGTCATCTTGGCACAGATAAACCTCTTTTATCGATACTGCCTGGAATTATTAATAGTGTGAAGATACCGGTAATAGCGGCGGGAGGAATTCTTAAGGGTTCAGATATAGCCCGGGTGCTTTCTATGGGGGCGAAGGGTGTTCAAATGGGGACTCGTTTCGCAGCTAGCGATGAGAGCAGCGCGGCTTCGGCCTGGAAAGAAGCATACGTGAACGCAAAAGCTGAAGACGTTGTCATTATTGAAAGTCCGGTTGGGATGCCCGGAAGAGCTTTAAGAACAAAATTTGTTAAAGATCTTTTTGCGAACAAAGTTCCTACCTTTAAAGATATAAAAAAATGTGTAACTTGCTTAAAACACTGCAAGAGAAATTATTGCATTATGCAGGCGCTTGAAAGTGCTCGAATGGGTGACCTGGAAAAAGGCCTTATTTTTTGCGGTGAGCGTGTAGGGGAAATAAATGATATTCTTCCGGTTAAAAAAATAATTGCTAATCTTATTAAAGAATTTAATGAAAGTGTTGGAGGTGCAAAGGAATGCCCCGAAGAGTTGTAA
- the fabF gene encoding beta-ketoacyl-ACP synthase II: MPRRVVITGLGPVTSIGIGKTAFWESLIKGKSGIGEITFFDSNDFSSRIAGEIKNFEPKDYLEAKEARRMDRFCQFALAAATLALKDANLKITDSIADKVGVIIGSGIGGIKTLEEQHKILLQKGPKRVSPFLVPMMISDIAAGNVSIALGAKGPNFCTVSACASATHAIGEAFETIRRGAAEVCITGGAEAPITPLSVAGFCAARALSTRNDEPTKASRPFDAKRDGFVIAEGAGIVVLESFESAVNRGAQIYAEIVGYGATGDAYHMTAPAPFGEGAARAMQKAIDGSGLDFKEVDYINAHGTSTLYNDEFETSAIKKVFGEHAYNLLVSSTKSMTGHTLGAAGGIEMIACALSIEKKVIPPTINYEYADPKCDLNYVPNKAIKKSVSVVMSNSLGFGGHNASIIMKAIE; the protein is encoded by the coding sequence ATGCCCCGAAGAGTTGTAATTACCGGCCTTGGGCCTGTTACTTCTATTGGTATAGGCAAAACTGCTTTTTGGGAATCGCTGATTAAGGGAAAATCAGGGATAGGAGAGATAACTTTTTTTGATTCAAACGATTTCAGCTCTCGAATAGCGGGCGAGATTAAAAATTTTGAACCGAAAGATTATCTCGAGGCAAAAGAAGCGCGAAGAATGGATAGATTCTGTCAATTTGCTTTGGCGGCTGCAACACTAGCTCTTAAAGATGCAAATTTAAAGATAACAGACTCAATTGCTGATAAAGTTGGAGTTATTATAGGGTCAGGCATAGGCGGGATAAAAACGTTAGAAGAACAACATAAAATTTTATTGCAAAAGGGGCCTAAAAGAGTTAGCCCATTTCTTGTGCCAATGATGATTTCCGATATTGCGGCTGGCAATGTCTCAATTGCTCTGGGGGCAAAAGGTCCAAATTTTTGTACCGTATCTGCTTGTGCCTCCGCAACACATGCTATTGGGGAAGCATTTGAGACTATTAGACGAGGTGCGGCTGAGGTTTGTATAACGGGTGGGGCAGAAGCCCCAATAACACCACTGTCTGTTGCAGGTTTTTGTGCGGCTCGGGCTCTTTCAACAAGAAACGATGAGCCAACCAAAGCAAGCAGGCCATTTGATGCAAAACGAGACGGATTTGTTATTGCAGAAGGTGCGGGAATAGTGGTTTTAGAAAGCTTTGAAAGCGCTGTAAACAGAGGAGCTCAAATTTATGCTGAGATAGTGGGTTATGGTGCTACAGGGGATGCCTATCACATGACGGCACCAGCTCCGTTTGGCGAAGGGGCAGCTCGTGCCATGCAAAAGGCAATTGATGGGTCGGGTTTGGACTTTAAAGAAGTGGATTATATAAATGCGCACGGAACATCAACTCTCTATAACGATGAATTTGAAACTTCGGCTATTAAAAAGGTTTTTGGGGAGCATGCCTACAATCTCTTAGTTAGTTCAACAAAATCTATGACCGGTCATACTTTGGGGGCAGCCGGGGGTATTGAGATGATTGCGTGTGCGCTTTCAATTGAAAAAAAAGTTATTCCTCCAACAATCAATTATGAATACGCCGATCCAAAATGTGACTTAAATTACGTTCCAAACAAAGCTATTAAAAAATCGGTTTCGGTTGTCATGTCGAATTCTTTAGGTTTCGGTGGCCATAACGCTAGTATAATAATGAAAGCAATTGAGTAA
- the rnc gene encoding ribonuclease III: MNNNEASRAEQCLGLVFFNKNLLKVALTHKSFTAETNDEVEVNERLEFLGDAVLELVITDFLYNHYPNLEEGNLAMLRANIVNAEVLAKLAKNIGLGKYIFMSKGTELTGGRRQVSILGDCLEAVLGAVYLDQGIEKTKEFILTIFQEEIKRQASKEKYLDLKTNLQEYTMKKFQILPLYKITREEGSVHDRTFFAEVGVGDHVWGKGKGKSKKKAEQEAAKEALQKLQKLHG, from the coding sequence TTGAATAACAACGAGGCAAGTAGGGCTGAGCAGTGCTTAGGCCTTGTTTTTTTTAATAAAAATTTACTCAAAGTTGCTTTAACCCACAAATCATTTACTGCAGAGACAAATGATGAAGTTGAAGTGAATGAACGATTAGAGTTTTTAGGCGACGCTGTTCTTGAACTTGTGATAACTGATTTTTTATACAATCACTATCCCAATCTTGAAGAAGGAAATTTGGCAATGCTTCGAGCTAATATTGTAAATGCAGAGGTATTAGCTAAATTAGCCAAAAACATAGGTCTCGGAAAATATATTTTTATGAGTAAAGGGACTGAACTTACAGGCGGTAGAAGACAGGTTTCAATTTTAGGTGATTGTCTGGAAGCAGTTTTGGGAGCTGTTTATTTAGACCAGGGGATAGAGAAAACTAAGGAGTTTATTTTAACGATTTTTCAAGAAGAAATAAAGAGGCAGGCTTCTAAGGAAAAATATTTAGATTTAAAAACAAATCTTCAGGAATATACAATGAAAAAATTTCAAATATTGCCTTTATATAAGATAACTCGAGAAGAAGGGTCTGTTCACGATAGAACTTTTTTTGCTGAAGTTGGTGTTGGAGATCATGTTTGGGGTAAAGGTAAAGGTAAAAGTAAAAAAAAGGCCGAACAAGAGGCGGCAAAAGAAGCCCTTCAAAAACTTCAGAAGCTACATGGTTAA